The following DNA comes from Streptomyces sp. Ag109_O5-10.
TCGCCGGACCGCAGCAGCCGCAGGAACGCCTTGACGCCCGCGATGAGTTCCTGGTTGTCGGTGAGCCGGTTCACCGTGGACTCGAACTGCCTGCCCAGCGCCACCATCCGGCGGTCCGCCGCCTCGGCCCGTTCGTCGTGGCGCTGGGCCAACGCGTCGACGGTGCGCCGGAGGTCGGCCAGGGCCCGGTACTGTTCCGCCGCCTTCTCCTCCAGGACCCGCGACCCGGTCTCGGCGCGGTCCAGCCGGGCGTGCAGTTCGACGACGTCGTCCCGCGGATACGTGACGTCCTTGAGGAGGCTGCCCAGGCGCCTGCGGAGCTGGCCGAAGTAGGCTCCGGCCGGCCGGAAGAAGGTGCTGAGCAGGAAGAACGCGGCGAACCAGTACCCCGTGAACTCGCCCGTCGCCCAAGTGACCGCGATCAGGACCGCGGCCGTCACGAGGTGCCCCGCGACCGCCGCCCGGAGCATCGCGCGGGCGATGCGCGCGGCCTCGGCGTCCCGGGCCGCCGGGACCGTCATGCCCTTCTCCCGGCTGACCGCGATCTCCGCGAGCACCGCATGCGCCCGGAAGTACAGGTTCCAGGGCAGGGTGAGCAGGAGCAGCAGCCACAGCAGGCTCAGCACTCCCGCGCCCACGGCGAACACCACGGCGGCCGGCGCCCCCGCCACGTACGCGACGATCAACGCCGCGGCCGCCGCGACGACGGCCGCCACCGCTCCGAGAAACCTGCCCATGACCCCTGTCCCCCCGTCTCCCGCCCGCCGGTACGGCCCATCGTCCCCGCCCGGCCGCGCGGCGGCATGAGTAGCCGTACTCAGGGGAGCCCAGGCTGAGGGCCGCGGGATAGGGTGCACCGATGGAACGGATCTTGGTGGTGGGTGTCACCGGAGCGGGCAAGTCCACGCTCGCCCGGGCCCTGAGCGGTCGTCTGGGCCTGCCCTACCTCGAGATGGACGCCCTGTACTTCAACGGCCCCGGCTGGGCCGTCAACGGCGAACTGTCCGCGGACGTGGCCCGGCTCACCGCAGGGCCGCGCTGGATCATCGACTCACTCGGCTATCCGGAAGTCCGTGACCTGCTCTGGGACCGGGCCGACACCGTGGTCTGGCTGGACTACCCCAGGCGCGTCGTCATGCCCCGTGTGCTGCGCCGCTCCGTCCGGCGGACCGTCACACGCGAGGCCCTCTTCGGCGGCAACAGGGAGACCTGGTCGGGGTGGCTGAGACGGGAGCACCCGGCCTGGTGGGCCTGGTCCCAGCACGGCCCGCGAAGCCGCGAGATCGGGCGCCGGGTCGGGGATCCCCGTTTCGCCCCTCTCGACACCCACCGCTTCGCGCACCCCGACGACACGGCGGCCTGGCTGGCCGCCCTCTGAGGCCACGGCCGAGGCGTCAGCGCCCGAACTTCGCGACGGCCGCCGGGGTGACGGGGGTGAAGAAGTTGACGAGGTTGCCGTCGGGGTCGCGGAACAGCAGCGACCGGTTGCCCCACGGCATCGTGGTGGGCTCGGTGACGAAGTCGGTGACGAAGCCCTTCAGATCCCGGTGGACGCGGTCCACGTCGTCGACGAGGAACTCGGTGATCACGCTGTGGTTCGCCGCCGGGCGGGCGGAGCCCGGGGCGAACAGCGGGACGGTGCGGGTGCCGGCGATCGCGAGGGTCGCGCCGGCCGTCCTGAGCTCCGCGAAGTCCTCCGTGGCCCACGTCGCCCGAGCCCCGGTGGCTCGCTCGTAGAACTCGACGAGGCGTGCCACGTCGCCGGTGATGATGCGGATCGAGACGAAGTCCATGGGATCTCCCTTGGCTGTGCTTGAAGCCTGACACCACGCAGGCTAGGAGAAATAGTGGACAGAATCGGTCCGGTATTCGCGCTAGATTGTGTCCATGTCCCGACCCACCGGCCGTGTGCTGACCCTCCTGGAACTGCTGCAGTCGGGCGGCACCCGGACCGTGGCCGAACTCGCCGACCGGCTCGGCGTCGAAGGGCGCACCGTACGGCGGTACGTGGACCAGCTGATCGAACTCGACGTGCCCGTGGAGTCGGTGCGCGGCCGCTACGGCGGGTACCGGCTCGCCCCCGGGTACCGCCTGCCGCCGCTCATGCTCGGCGACGACGAGGCGCTGGCCGTCCTGCTCGGCCTGGTCGCCGGCCGCCGGGCCGGGCTGACGACAGAGCTCACGGCGAGCGAGACGGCGGCGGCGAAGATCCGGCGGGTGCTGCCCAGGCACCTCGCGCGCCGCCTCGACACCCTCCTGGAGGCCCTCGCCTTCACGGACCGGCCCGGCGAGTTCGACACCCCGGACGCCGGGGTCCTGCTCACCGTCGCCGACGCGGTACGCCACCGCCGGCCGGTCTCGATCCGCTACACCGACCGCGACGGACGGCGCAGCGAGCGCATCCTGCACGCGTACGGGATCGTCGCCCACGCGGGCCGTTGGTACGTTACCGGCAGGGACGCCTCGGCCGGTGCGGACCGGACCTTCCGGCTCGACCGCATCGCGGACGCGCGGACCCTGCCCGGCTCCTTCGAGGCACCCGAGGGTCCCGGTC
Coding sequences within:
- a CDS encoding adenylate kinase, translated to MERILVVGVTGAGKSTLARALSGRLGLPYLEMDALYFNGPGWAVNGELSADVARLTAGPRWIIDSLGYPEVRDLLWDRADTVVWLDYPRRVVMPRVLRRSVRRTVTREALFGGNRETWSGWLRREHPAWWAWSQHGPRSREIGRRVGDPRFAPLDTHRFAHPDDTAAWLAAL
- a CDS encoding VOC family protein; this translates as MDFVSIRIITGDVARLVEFYERATGARATWATEDFAELRTAGATLAIAGTRTVPLFAPGSARPAANHSVITEFLVDDVDRVHRDLKGFVTDFVTEPTTMPWGNRSLLFRDPDGNLVNFFTPVTPAAVAKFGR
- a CDS encoding YafY family protein, encoding MSRPTGRVLTLLELLQSGGTRTVAELADRLGVEGRTVRRYVDQLIELDVPVESVRGRYGGYRLAPGYRLPPLMLGDDEALAVLLGLVAGRRAGLTTELTASETAAAKIRRVLPRHLARRLDTLLEALAFTDRPGEFDTPDAGVLLTVADAVRHRRPVSIRYTDRDGRRSERILHAYGIVAHAGRWYVTGRDASAGADRTFRLDRIADARTLPGSFEAPEGPGPAERVLSGFATAGYRHEVTLRIHGTPEQIRARLPAAVATLEEHEPAADRDPAAERWLRVELRAERLDWLPPVLAALDRPFVVERPGQLRDLVAALADRLASCARRT